The following proteins come from a genomic window of Corynebacterium sp. P4-C1:
- a CDS encoding ThiF family adenylyltransferase yields the protein MISLPEQELRRTARQMNLPGFGPQQQEALHRANVLVIGAGGLGCPVMQTLAATGVGHISLIDDDVVDLTNIHRQILFGASDVGRKKVDVAAERLRELQPGIEVTTIDGRMDSSNAVELLDGVDVLIDGSDTFTTKFMAADAAEITGTPLVWGSVLRYRGDVALWWSGPGAPEDGVGMRDLYPDQPDADSVPDCATAGVLGVTTSVVGGLMATEVIKFLTGVGDAPVGALHMYDALTTQIRSFTVRHDPGRELVTAFSDYEAAACAVPAADNSELLDAVATGAAVALDVREEHEKALKDISAATSEHIPTSRLKENPQLGDDFIDSLPEGTDVVVYCASGKRSQGFVDKHAAHAAQRGMTLTSLPGGVNAL from the coding sequence GTGATTTCTCTTCCGGAGCAAGAACTACGCCGAACCGCACGCCAAATGAACCTGCCCGGATTCGGGCCACAGCAGCAAGAAGCGCTCCACAGAGCAAACGTGCTGGTCATCGGCGCAGGAGGGCTCGGCTGTCCCGTGATGCAGACGCTCGCCGCCACGGGAGTCGGGCATATTTCGCTTATCGACGACGACGTCGTCGACCTCACTAATATTCACCGCCAGATTCTCTTCGGGGCATCCGATGTGGGCCGCAAGAAAGTGGACGTGGCGGCAGAACGCCTGCGCGAACTGCAGCCCGGCATCGAGGTGACCACCATCGACGGCCGCATGGACTCCTCGAACGCCGTTGAACTGCTCGACGGCGTAGACGTGCTCATCGACGGGTCCGACACCTTCACCACCAAATTCATGGCGGCCGATGCCGCGGAGATCACCGGCACTCCCCTGGTATGGGGTTCGGTGCTGCGCTACCGGGGCGATGTGGCGCTATGGTGGTCTGGCCCCGGCGCGCCGGAAGACGGTGTAGGAATGCGCGACCTCTACCCCGACCAGCCCGACGCGGACTCAGTTCCCGACTGCGCCACCGCCGGCGTGCTCGGCGTGACCACCAGCGTGGTCGGCGGACTCATGGCCACCGAGGTCATCAAATTCCTCACGGGCGTTGGCGACGCACCGGTGGGCGCACTCCACATGTACGACGCCCTGACCACGCAGATCCGCAGCTTCACCGTGCGGCACGACCCGGGCCGCGAACTCGTCACCGCGTTCAGCGACTACGAGGCCGCAGCCTGCGCCGTCCCGGCCGCGGACAACTCGGAGTTACTCGACGCAGTCGCCACGGGCGCGGCAGTCGCACTCGACGTGCGCGAGGAACACGAAAAAGCCCTCAAAGACATCTCAGCCGCCACCAGCGAACACATCCCGACCTCCCGGTTAAAGGAGAACCCCCAGCTCGGCGACGACTTCATAGACTCTCTCCCCGAGGGCACCGACGTGGTGGTGTACTGCGCGTCGGGGAAGAGGTCTCAAGGGTTCGTCGATAAGCATGCCGCCCATGCCGCCCAGCGCGGCATGACCCTGACGAGCTTGCCTGGCGGCGTGAACGCGCTCTAG
- a CDS encoding glycerol dehydrogenase, whose amino-acid sequence MGRWIIAIIGAVVGALLTGFILGQLGVTGILYTILVLVGSAVCSSLAGTLANRINR is encoded by the coding sequence ATGGGTCGTTGGATCATCGCCATCATCGGAGCTGTCGTCGGCGCGTTGCTCACCGGCTTCATCCTGGGCCAGCTGGGTGTAACGGGCATCCTCTACACGATTTTGGTGCTCGTTGGCTCGGCCGTCTGCTCGTCGCTCGCGGGCACGCTGGCCAACCGCATCAACCGCTAG